The window TCCCGCAGCAGACGGCGATTATTATTATTCCCAGGAGTAGAAACGACCTTTTTCTCTGTCTGTTTTATCAccctctttttcttggcattcatcatcaacccagcTATTGCCAGCCCGGTTTGGAGGGATTCAGCCGGCAACATGACCATCATGGCGACAAAGTTCACGCCCGAGGTGATGCTCTCTGCCCCGCGGCGGTCGGCTGCTGTGCCGAACGGTAACGGGACGCTGGCGCTGTATACCGTGTCGACGTACTCGTTTGGGGAGCATAAGCGCAGGTCGGAGGTTAGGGTGTTGACGATTGCGAATGGGCAGTCGAGtgttgttgtggaggggAGTGGTGCTTCGGAGCCGaattgggttggggaggaggagtttgtttgggttgagggggttggggagaagggggagatggagatcaaATGGGGGGATGTGAGGGGGAATAAGGGGGTTGTGAAGaggtttgaggggggggttgggaatgtgaaggtgagggaggtggagagggggaggaggtgggttttGGGTTTTACGGTGGTGGTTACGCCTGGGGGGGAGATATATAACCCTgtgacggaggagaaggggttgtcGAGTGGGAGGGTGTATGATGGGTTGTTTGTGAGGCATTGGGATGCGTGGAGTTCGGAGAATAAGAACTCGATTAGGTAtgggtttttgaggaggaaggaggagggagggtttgagattgaggggttggtggatgcGCTTTATGGGACGGGATTGAGCTCGCCGGTGCCGCCGTTTGGGGGGACGGGTGACTTTGATGTTGGGCcgaaggggttggtgtttgtggcgAAGGATCCAAAGCTGGATCCGGCGATGTATACAAAGACTGATTTGTACTATCTGTCGCTGAAGGAGTTGGCGCAGGAGAAGCCGAAGCTGAGGTTGGTTGAGACGCCGGGGTTGGAAGGGTATTCACAAAGCCCGGTGTTTTCGAATGATGGAAACAAGATTGCGTTTACGCGGATGAGAAGCAAGCAGTATGAGAGCGATAAGACCCGTCTGCTTTTGGTCAAAGATCTCGACGAGTTGAAGGCGGAAGAGTTCTATGCCACTGAGGACGGCGAAGGTGGCTGGGACGCCCGTCCAGATGCCATCCTCTGGTCTGCCGACGACAAGACACTCTACGTCACAGCCGAACACAGAGCTCGCAACCTCATCTTTCAGCTTCCCTCTACCCCGTGCGAAGCTGGCAAGAAGCTACCCTCTATCATTCCGACAACCGACGGCTCTGTCAGCGATGTGCGCCTCCTCAGCACCACCGTCTCGGCCCACTCTCCTGTGGCCGGCAGGTTATTCGTAACTTCCACTTCTTTGGTGGACAACTCCTGCTACAGCATTGTCAATCCCTCTCAAAGCACGTTCCACATAGTttcctccaactccaagcAAGGGAAATCCTTCGGTCTCTCTCGGCTAAGCGTTGACGACATCACCTTCAAAGGTGCTGGCGACTATGATGT is drawn from Podospora pseudocomata strain CBS 415.72m chromosome 1 map unlocalized CBS415.72m_1, whole genome shotgun sequence and contains these coding sequences:
- a CDS encoding uncharacterized protein (COG:O; EggNog:ENOG503NW9P; MEROPS:MER0000263), whose product is MGEAQDPRWDGYDDDDGSGGEEALAAAAGLSCFSMRGCSGEGKHLDGCGGAGAAPHLDGTNSTTAIVVSELKQLFSRSRRRLLLFPGVETTFFSVCFITLFFLAFIINPAIASPVWRDSAGNMTIMATKFTPEVMLSAPRRSAAVPNGNGTLALYTVSTYSFGEHKRRSEVRVLTIANGQSSVVVEGSGASEPNWVGEEEFVWVEGVGEKGEMEIKWGDVRGNKGVVKRFEGGVGNVKVREVERGRRWVLGFTVVVTPGGEIYNPVTEEKGLSSGRVYDGLFVRHWDAWSSENKNSIRYGFLRRKEEGGFEIEGLVDALYGTGLSSPVPPFGGTGDFDVGPKGLVFVAKDPKLDPAMYTKTDLYYLSLKELAQEKPKLRLVETPGLEGYSQSPVFSNDGNKIAFTRMRSKQYESDKTRLLLVKDLDELKAEEFYATEDGEGGWDARPDAILWSADDKTLYVTAEHRARNLIFQLPSTPCEAGKKLPSIIPTTDGSVSDVRLLSTTVSAHSPVAGRLFVTSTSLVDNSCYSIVNPSQSTFHIVSSNSKQGKSFGLSRLSVDDITFKGAGDYDVHALVMRPSNFDPKKKYPLCFLIHGGPQGAWADSWSTRWNPAVFAEQGYVVVSPNPTGSTGYGMALQNGIKGDWGGKPYNDLVNAFEYIQDNLDYVDTDRAVALGASYGGYMINWIQGHPLGRKFKALVCHDGVFSTSNQWSTEELFFPIHDFEGTIYENKEGYQKWDPANHLNEWATPELIIHSELDYRLPVTEGLAAFNVLQAKKVPSRLLVFPDENHWVLKPENSLVWHKTVLGWINKYSGIEDDAGAQVQAHQANVTKRETERLDKETFANLVSKLAL